Below is a window of Phaeobacter piscinae DNA.
TGCGCCGATCAATGATCGTCACATCTGCCCCCTTCTTGGCTAGGCTCTGCACAACTTCAAGGCCACCAAATCCTGCGCCGACCACCACAACGCGTGGGCGCGCGTTGGAGTAATCCGACTTAGCCTCTGTGGAATGACCACCCGACGGTCCCAGCTGGCTATCGTTGCTTGTGTCCTGTCGCATGTTCTCTACTCCGGTTTTTGCTCAAGACAATGCTTCAGCATGGTGGGCGAGATGGTCGCCTATAAAACTCTCGATAAAGTAGTAGCTGTGGTCGTAGCCCGCCCGCTGGTTAAGAGTCAGCGGATGGCCAACCTCATCACAAGCAGCCTTGAGCAGGTTGGGGCGGAGTTGAACGGCCAGGAACTCATCGTCTCCACCTTGATCTACCAAGATGGGGAGGCGCTCCTGCGCGGTTTTTATCAGTTCGACCGTATCGTACTGTTTCCAGGCTTCGGGGTCGTTGCCAAGATAGGCTGCAAAGGCCTTCTTGCCCCATGGAACTTGAGTTGGAGCAACGATGGGGGAAAACGCAGAAACGCTTTTGTAGCGACCGGGGTTCTTCAGCGCTATCGTCAATGCACCGTGCCCACCCATCGAGTGACCAGAGATAGATCTTCGATCAGTCGCAGGGAGGGAGCTTTCGATTAGCGCGGGCAATTCATCAACCACGTAATCGTACATTTTGAAGTGCGAACTCCACGGCGCCTGCGATGCATTCAGGTAAAAG
It encodes the following:
- the fghA gene encoding S-formylglutathione hydrolase, which produces MERVEHHASFGGWQDVYQHDSISLGCSMKFGVYLPPQVEGGKAPVLYWLSGLTCTEQNFITKASAQRFAAQHGIILVAPDTSPRGEGVADDEAYDLGQGAGFYLNASQAPWSSHFKMYDYVVDELPALIESSLPATDRRSISGHSMGGHGALTIALKNPGRYKSVSAFSPIVAPTQVPWGKKAFAAYLGNDPEAWKQYDTVELIKTAQERLPILVDQGGDDEFLAVQLRPNLLKAACDEVGHPLTLNQRAGYDHSYYFIESFIGDHLAHHAEALS